AGCGCTGCAAGCGCAATAGACCCGGTAAGCCCGGTAAGCCGGTAAGCCGGACAAACGGCCTCGAGCCGTATCGAGCCGCCGTAACGGGCGAGTCCGTGGCCCGCATCCTCATGCGATGCGGGCCACGGCACGTCGGTTGCATCGCGCAAACGCGGCGTCTTCAATCAAGCTTTGACATATGCATCCATGCAGGCAAGCGATCGAGCGCGCCTGTGCCGCTCATGCCGAACTCGGTCGGCGCTCCAGCCAGTTGCGCAACAGACCCGCGAAAAGCGCGCTAACGACCACCGCAAGATAAAGCGTGACGAGACTGTGACGCCACGTTTCGAGCGTGAGTTGATGCGTCAGCAGTTTCGAATCGGGCGCCGGGAGGACGGCATGCATTGCCACGACAGCCTGCTTCATCCGCAGAAAGCCCACGGCGGACAGCATGGGCAAACCCACGAGGAAGGCCAGCAGGGCGGGTCTTGCGCGTTGCATCGCCGGATAGTGGCGCAAGCGGAACCACACGCCGAGGCAGCCATGGATCCAGCCCGGCGCGAGCAGCGCAAGCTGCAGACCCTGCGTGCCGCTCGTGATCAGCGATATCACGATTCGCTCGTAGTTCGGCTCGAAGCCATACAGCGATGTCGCGAGGCGCGTCGCCACGGCATGCCGGATGAGCAGCAGGGGCAGGCTGAGTCCTGCCCACAGCCGGATCCATTCGGCGGGCGGAAGCACCCAGTGGCGACGCCCATAAATCGTGCGCACAGCCAGCGCGAAATGGAGCAGGGCTGCGCCGTACAGCAGAATCGTGCCGGGGGCGCTATGCCAGATCCACAGGGCGAGCGTGAGTCCGCGCCCGGCAAGATCGAGCGACCAGATTCCGAGCGCGTGGTTGACCAGGTGCAAAAATAGATAAATCAGCAGCACGACGCCCGAGCCGAGTTGCAAGCGGCGCAGAACGGGCAGCATTTCCGGTCGCACATCATTCTCCTTTCAAATTGTAGGCTCCGGAAAGCGGCACGGGAGACCGCAGTCGAACCGCGTCGAACCTGCGGCCGCGCCGGCCCTCCCAGGCGCCTGACGTGCCTGACGTGCCTGACGTGCCTGACGTGCCTGACGCGCCCGACGCCTTTGACGCGCCTCACGCTCTGCGAATGGGCGTGGCGGTGCGTTTCCGATGTCCGCTCTGTTGCACGGCGCCCTGGCGCACCGCTTCGGCAAATCGCTGCAATGCGGATAGCGAGCCGCACACGCTCTGGTATTCCTCGCGGCCAATCCTGCCGTCGAGGATGACCGCCATGCCCGAGGCACGGGCCATGTCGATGATGTCCATGTTGGCTACTCCTTTCAGGTTCTCTCACCTGCATGACCGCCGCCGCGGCCCGGCTATTCCCATGGGTTCCGGCGCCGGCGATGCAAGCCTGGACAGCCGGATTCGGCTGCCGGCGCCAATTTTTTCTTTCCGGGAATAAAACCGCCGGCACCGCAGTCTTCCTGATGAACCGAGTCGTGAGGCCCGCCGGATGATCCCGCGGTTTGCCTGCGAATCCTTATCGTGAGGTCAACATGTCGTCACATCATTCCGATCCTGCATTTAACCCGTCACGCCGCGGCGCGCTGAAGTGTCTCGCATACGGCGGCGTAGGCACGGTGTTCGTTCTCGCCGGCGGCATTCTAACGCCGGTGGAGCTGGCCCTCGCGGCCGACGAGAAATCAGCTTCGGCGTCCGGGGGCATACCGCTTTTCCTGCAGATCAGCGATTCACATATCGGCTTCAATAAAGAAGCCAATCCGGACGTCGCCGGCACGCTCAAACAAACAATCGACTACGTCAACGCCATGCCGGTCAAGCCCGCGCTGACCATCCATACGGGCGACATCACGCATCTTTCCAAGCCGGCGGAGTTCGATCTCGCGGCGCAGTTGATGTCCGGTCTGAATATCACGGAGCTGCACACCGTGCCCGGCGAGCACGACGTGACGGACGGCCCCGGAACCGAATACTTCAGCCGCTTCGGCAAGGCTTCGGACAATAAAGGCTATTACAGCTTCGACCACAACGGCGTGCACTTCGTCGCACTCGTCAACGTGATGCATTTCAAGCCGAATGGATTGGGAGGGCTGGGCGACGACCAGCTCGCCTGGCTCGAAAGCGACCTGAAGGGCCGTTCGTCCAGCACGCCGATCGTCGTCTTCGCGCACATGCCCATGTGGACGATCTACGAACCCTGGGGATGGGGGACGGGCGATGCCGGCCAGGCCATGAGCTATCTGAAGCGCTTCGGTTCGGTGACCGTGCTGAACGGCCATATTCATCAGATCGTGTCGAAGGTCGAAGGCAATATCACTTTCCATACCGCCCGCTCGACAGCGTATCCGCAACCGACTGCCGGCAATGGTCCCGGCCCTGGGCCGCTCACGGTAGCGAGCGATCAGCTCCCGAAGATGCTCGGGGTGACCAGCATCAAGATCGCGCATCATCCGCTCAAGGCGACGCTATCCGATACGACGCTCGTTTGAATTCAGGTTTTTTCTTTCGCTGGAGATCAGTTATGCAAAACAATACTATTTGCCGCGCGTTTTTTGCGCTGCTCGGGGGGGCGGCGCTCATCGCGGCGTCGGCCGGACTTTCCGTTGCACGAGCGCAGACGCCCAACGCCGTGGTGATCAAGAACTTCATGTTCTCGCCGATGGCGATGACGGTCAAAGCCGGCTCGACGGTGACGTGGAAAAATCTCGACGGCGAGCCGCATACGGTCGTCAACGATGCGGGCATGTTCCGCTCCGCCGCGCTCGATCAGAACGACACGTTCCAGTTCAAGTTCGACAAGCCAGGCGTGTACAAGGTGTTTTGCGGCATCCATCCCAACATGAAAGAAACGATCACGGTGCAATAGGTGCAATAGGTGCAATAGGTGCAATAGGTGCAATAGGTGCCGGATCGGCGGTGGGGCGCCATGCGCCCCATCAGGCATGCGCCGCGTTTCAAGCGGCGGCCGCCGATCGGCACGTTCCGCATTGGCGTGTTTATTGCGTGATGGAGGGCATGCGGTACGTGCTCCCGTCACCGTCTCCAACCCCGGCGTGGAACCGGTGCGCAAGCGCTCGCCGCACAGCGCGCAGATACGCGCGGCGTTGAATCCTTTACCTGTCTCATTGATGCAAAGCGGACTCGCAAAGCGCGCGTTTAAAGCGCAGCATTGCCGTATTGCCGCTACCCGGCGAGCGGGATCAATTCTTTCAACGTCGCCCGAGCGACCCCGCCGAACCGTATGAACAAAGTCTGCTTACGCGTCGAACGCGTAGGGATTCCGGAGAGTATTGCGATGCTCAACGATACCGACTTTTCAAAATCTGCCGAAGGGAACCCGAATACTGGCTTCGACGCCGGCGCAGAGCCGTCGTCTGCGACACCGCCCGCGCGATTCGGGCGTCTCGCACTGTGCGTCGCCACGGCAAGCGCGCTGGCTTTCGGCGTGGTGGGTACGGTCGCGTACGGCGTCTGGTTCAACCACGATCAGCAAGCGTATGCCGACGCGATGGCGCGCGCGCGGCAGGCGCTCGGCACGGCTGCGTCAGCGGCTGCAGGTCCGACGTCGGCGAATTCGATTGCGCCGCCACGGCCGTCAGCTTTCGCGCCAGCGACGCGATCGGCGACGGCGACGGCGACGGCGGAGGGGAAAGCGAGCGGCATGCAAGCACCCGCAGTTGAATCGGCGGCAACGGGCACGCAGGTGACGGCGGGTATTCCGGCGCCGGTGGCTACGCCGGCGCCGGCAGTTGCACCGGCAACAGCACATACTCCGGCAACGGCAGCTGCACCGGTGCCAGCAATTGCACCGTCGATGGCACCTACTCCTCCGGCAACAGCGGCTGCACCAGGACCAGCAGTTGCACCGGCAACAGCACCGGCGCAGATAGCAGCGGCCGAATCAGACGGAGAAGAAGGCGGAAAACTGGCCTCCTGGTCCGGCCCGGTCACGCGACTCCCGGCGTCCACGGTTCGTCAAACCAGCGTGGCCGATGCAACACCGGCCGTGGCTGCGTCTTCCGCGCCTGCCGTTCAAGGCGCGGCGCCCCCGGCCAATCCTGCTCCGCAGCAGTTGGCGTCCGGCCGGCCCGGCAGAGATGCGCGTCTCGCGCAGCAGGATCGTCGAGCTGCTTCGAACGCCAATGCCCGGCACAAGGGCAGTCTGTTTGCCCGGATGAGTTCGTTCTTTCGTCGCGTGAGTTACCGTCAGCATGGCACCGGAAGCCAGCAAGACGTCTATTCCCATCCCTGAGCGGGCGCATACCCGGCGCGCCGCTCGCGGCCGCGCCCTCGCGATCCGCCTCGGACCGGGTCCGGCTGTGATTGCCGCCGCCGCGCTGGGCTGTCTGCTGATCGGCCTTCTGTATCTGGCCCTGCAAGTCCGGACGATCTTTTCCGACCAACTGAAGCAGGAATACGCAGGGCTCGTTCTCGAAGCGGTCGAACGAGCGGAAAGCGCCCGGAGTCTGGTCGGCGTCTGGCAGCAACTGCCCGACGCCACGGAAAACAAAACTGCCGGGTATCGGCACGCGCGCACCGAACTCGCCCGTCGCCTCACGTCGCTCGCGGCGCTGGTGAATGCGAGTCCGTCGGCTGCGCCCCGCGTGCCGGCATTCTTGCTCGCGCCCGACGCCGATCTGCGCGACACGGATGCGGCCCTCAGTGCCGTGTCGGCCTGGTGGCGAGCGCAGCGCGACGCCGACAGCGCCGACGTGCGTGTGCGGATCGCCCATGTCGCGCACACGCTGATCGCGGCGGCGGCGTTGCTGTTCTGCATGCTGATCACCGCTCTCGGCATGTATGCCAAACGGAATCGCCTGCTGGCGGGGCAGTCGCACGAATTCGAATGGGCGGCGCTGCACGACGCGATGACCGGCTTGCCGAACCGGCGCAAGCTGTTTGCCTCGCTGGAAGAGGCGGCGACGAAACCGCCCGCGCTCACGGTGCCGTGCAAAATTGCCGTGCTGTATGTCGATCTGGATGGATTCAAGCAGGTCAATGACTCGCTCGGGCACCGCGTCGGCGATGAATTTCTGATCGCGGTGTCGAAACGCTTTCGTGAGTCGGTGCGTAAAGTCGATGTCGTCGCCCGGATTGGCGGCGACGAATTCGCCGTTCTGGTCCGCGAATTTTCGACCAACGCGGAACTCGGCGAAATCGCCCGGCGGCTCATCGCCTGCGTGGTTCAAACGGACAAGGAGATGGGGGTCGGGCGGGTTCGCGCCAGCATCGGCATCGCCAGTTTTCCGGATTCCGTCGACGATTACCAACGCCTCGTAGCCGCGGCCGACGAGGCGATGTACCGGGTCAAGCGCAACGGGAAGAATAGTTACGCGTTCGCCGATCAGGCGCGCTGACTCGCGCCTTTACGATGCCTGCGTCTGCTGCGTCTGCTGCGTCTGCTGCGTCTACTGCGTTTGCTGCGTTTGCTGCGTCTGTTACGTCTCCTGCGTTTGCTGTGTCTCCGGCTTCACCTTCGCCTTGCGGCGCGACGCGTCGTTGATGACCTGATGGCGCCGGTGGTCAGTCATGTTTTTCCATTCGCGAATCTCGTCGCGGGTGCGCAGGCATCCGATGCAGAAGCCCGTTTTGCCGTCGATCTTGCAGATGTCGATGCAGGGTGATTGAATGGCCATCTTCAGGCGGTCAGTTCCGTTGGGTTGACTTCGACGGTGACGTGCGACAGTCCGTTAAAGCGTTTCAGCAAGGCGTGATAGAAACGCGAGTCATGCCGCGTTTCCTGGGTGGCGACGGATATTACCGCACTCATATGACCGGGCCCCACGCGCCAGACGTGCAAGTCGAGCACCTTGTCGCCGTTGTCCTCGATAGCGTGACGCACGTTCTCCGTCATACGCTGGTCGGGGTTGATATCGAGCAGGATTGCACCGGTGTCGCGGATCAGCCCGTATGACCAGTTTGCAATCACCAGCGCGCCGATGATGCCGGCGAGCGGGTCCATCCAGAGCCAGCCGAATTCACGCGCCAGAACGAGGCCGATGATGGCCAGCACCGACACCGCGGCATCCGCGATCACGTGAATGTAGGCCGAGCGGATGTTGTGATCCCGCTGGGCCGCGCTTTCGGCGTCGAGGTGGGCGGCGTGAGCGTGATTGTCGTGATTGTCGTGAGCGTGGTGAGCATGACCTTCTGCGTGATCGTGATCCCCGTGAGCATGAGCTTCATGTCCGTGATCGTGTTCCCCGTGACCATGACCTTCGCGTCCGTGAACGTGTTCGTCATGCTCATGACCGTGGTGCCCATGCCCATGCCCATGCCCATGCCCATGACTGTGTCCATGCCCATGGTGATCGCCGCGCAGCAGCCACACGCTGGCCAGATTCACCAGCAGTCCCACCACGGCAATCGGAATCGCTTCACCGAAATGAATCGGCACGGGCGAGAGAAAGCGCGCCACCGCTTCGTAGCCGATCAGCAGCGCAATCATAGCCAGCGCAATGGCGCTCGTGAAGCCCGCGAGGTCGCCTAGCTTGCCGGTGCCGAATACGAAGCGCGAGTCGCTCGCATGCCTGCGCGCGTACGTATAAGCGAGCGCCGCGATCAGCATCGCTCCTGCGTGCGTCGACATGTGCAGACCGTCGGCGACGAGCGCCAGCGAGCCGAACAGGCTGCCGCCGACGATTTCGGCAACCATCATCGCGGCGCATAAGGCGATCACCGCCCATGTTCTGCGTTCGTTTTTTTCATGGGCGGCGCCCAGAAAAATGTGATCGTGTCCCGCGCCGAAGGCGGCGTTTCTGAAGTCACTCATGTCCTGCTCCGGTCTACTTGAAATAACTATGAACGACTTCGATGAGCTGTTCAGTGGCGCTGCCGACAGGGGCCTCGTCGGTATGCGCATCCACCAGGTGATTTCGGATGTGGTCCTCGAGCACGACCGCCAGCAGGCCGTTCATCGCGCCACGGCAGCTGGTGATCTGCTGAAGGACGTCGGCGCAGCCGCGCTCGTCTTCGAGTGCGCGTTCGATGGCCTCGATTTGCCCCTTGATGCGGCGAACGCGGTTAAGCAGCTTCTGTTTTTCCCGGATCGTGTGGCCCATGAATGCACTCTAAATACCCTAGGGGGGTATATATTATCAGATCGGACGGACAGCGGTTCAGTTCGCCCGCCGTCTGGCCGCACATTCACGCGCTCATCGGTTTCGTGTTAAAAAACCGGAGCTTGCCGATGTGGGATGACATGCATCGGCACGGCCAAAGCGGTTCCGAATTCATCTGAAGCGGAAGAGTCGATGTCCAGATATTCATTGATGCGCGCCGTCGAGCGCGTAGGCAGGCCTGAGTGGATCGTTGTGGTGCTGGCGGCAACACTGGCGGCCTGCGTGCCGCTTCCACCGGCTGCCAATCGGGCCACGGATCAAGCTTCACATCAAGATACGCATCAAGCCCCCGCACCGGGTGCGTCGCGCGCAGCCGACGGGCCGTTGCCCGTTCCGCCGAACCTCGTTGCGCTGACGCAGCCGGCAGGTCAGAAGCGTTTGATGGCCGCCACCCGTAACCAGTCGTACTGGCCGCTTTCGCAGTATTTCGAAACGCAGCGCAACGAAGCCTACTGTTCGGTCGCGACCTCGGTGATGGCGCTCAATGCATTGGGTATTCGCCGTCCGGCGTCGACGCAGTACCCGGATTTCCCATTTTTCTCGCAAGAGGATTTTTTTCGCGGCATCGATCCGCAGGTGGCGAATGCCGCGCAAGTGTCGAAGGAGGGCATGACGCTCGACCAGCTCGGCACGGCCCTAAGCGCATTTCCTGTCGAGGTGAGGAAATTCCATGCCGGCGATCTGACGCTCGATCAGTTTCGCGATCTGATCCGGAACACGACGGGCCACAGCGACCGCTTTGCGCTGTTGAACTTCAGGCGGGTGGAGATTGGCGAAGCAGGCGGCGGGCACTGGTCGCCGCTTGCCGCCTACGACGCCGCAAGCGACAGCGCGCTGCTTCTCGATGTGGCGCGCTACAAATATCCGGCTGTCTGGGTGCCGGTCGCTCAACTGTACGCGGGGGCGCAAGCGGTCGACAACGTGAGCGGACTTTCACGCGGCATCGTGATCGTCGGCACGCGTGCGAATTAACGAACTGGCAACTTGATCTGCACGGCCTTCCGGTCAAGCCGACCGGAGCCAGCCGCGAATGGGTTGCGCGCGCATCAATCGTCCTGGTTGCGCCATTCGGTGAGTCCCTCTCGTGTATTCAATTCGATGAACGAGGGCAGGGCGCGCAGTCCACGGATATAGCGCGCAAGATGCGGCCAGCCGAGTGCGGGTTGCGGCATATGCCGTGTCCAGCGCATCAGCACGATCGCGAGGAAATCGGCGGTGCTGAGCGTGCCGCCGATCAGATAGTCACGTCCGTCGGCGAGATCGGCGTCGAGCCGGTTACAGGCTTCTTCGATGCGCCGCCGCGCAAGCGCCTGGACCGCTTCGGCACCGGCAGGATCGCCGTCGACGCCCGCATAGAACCAGTCGCGCATGGCGGGCAACAGCGTGTTGGCCAGATAGATCATCAACTCCAGCCACGCCGCACGATCGACGGAGCCTGGCGCCGGTGCGAGGGCGGCTTCAGGATGCCGCTCGGCCAGCAGCATCAGCAGCGCGGCGGACTCGTGGCGTGGCGCCCCGTCGACTACCAATGTGGGAACGCGGCCCGAAGGATTCAACCGAAGATATTCAGGGTTTCGCTGATTGCCGGCGTCGATGTCGACAAGGTGGACGTCGAACGGGATGTTCATTTCTATCAACATCCAGTGAACGGCCATGCTTGCAGCGCCCGGCGAGTAGTAAAGAAGATAGTCCATTCGTTCGCTCCGCATACTCGTCCGGTTATTCGGTCATTCGATTCGATCGACTTCAAGTCGGGCGTAGTCTAGCCTGATTCGCGAAGGCCTCCCACTCGATAGACTCACGAAAATGGCATGACGTGTGCCCCATTCTGTCTGACGTCGAACGCTGCGGGAGACGTGAAAAAGGGGCTGGCGCTTCAGGCGACCAGCCCCTTCAACCGCTAGACAGGACGCTACGAAGAAAACCTCAATGCACCGGCGCGTGAGTCTGCTCGACCGGCCGCGGCTGCGTCACCGCGCTCACCACGGCAAAGACAATCACGTTCACGGCCAGCGCCAGGAAGCCGATATTGACGTCCTTCAGCGCGTCGGGCAAAAACGGCATCAATTGTGCAACAGTCAGATGCAGGGTGGTCGTTAGGGTCACCACCGCAACGCCCGCGAGAATCCCGCAAAACGCGCCGTACTTGGTCGCGCGGTTGTGCGGCAGCAAACTGCAGATCACCGCCGGAAACAGCTGGGTCACGAAGCTGTAACCCATCAGCAGCAACGCCACGATCGTTTCGCCGCCATGCAGCGTAAAGCCCACTGCCACCAGCGCCACCAGCGGCACCAGAAAGCGCGCGAGCTTCGCCACCGTCGCGTCCGACGCCTTGCGGCTTATCATGCCGCGATACACGTCGTTGGCGAGCAGCGTGGACGCCGACGTCAGGATCATCGAGCCCGGCACCAGCGCCGTCAGAATCCCGGCTGCGCCGATCACGCCGACGAACCATGGGTCGAAGGTCTGCAGCGACAGGCGGAACAGCGACAGGTCGATGTCGCCGCCCTTCAGGCCCGGCACCTTCAGCGTCGCCGCAAAGCCCACGAAGAACACGAACAGCAGAATCAACTGGTACAGCGGCAGCACCATCGCGTTGCGCCGGAAAATACGCTCGTCCTTCGCCGTGAAAATCGAACCGAACGTGTGCGGCCACATGAAGAAGCCCAGCGCGGTCAGGAGCACGGTCGACTGGAACCAGGTGACGC
This genomic stretch from Paraburkholderia caffeinilytica harbors:
- a CDS encoding metallophosphoesterase family protein, encoding MSSHHSDPAFNPSRRGALKCLAYGGVGTVFVLAGGILTPVELALAADEKSASASGGIPLFLQISDSHIGFNKEANPDVAGTLKQTIDYVNAMPVKPALTIHTGDITHLSKPAEFDLAAQLMSGLNITELHTVPGEHDVTDGPGTEYFSRFGKASDNKGYYSFDHNGVHFVALVNVMHFKPNGLGGLGDDQLAWLESDLKGRSSSTPIVVFAHMPMWTIYEPWGWGTGDAGQAMSYLKRFGSVTVLNGHIHQIVSKVEGNITFHTARSTAYPQPTAGNGPGPGPLTVASDQLPKMLGVTSIKIAHHPLKATLSDTTLV
- a CDS encoding cupredoxin domain-containing protein — translated: MQNNTICRAFFALLGGAALIAASAGLSVARAQTPNAVVIKNFMFSPMAMTVKAGSTVTWKNLDGEPHTVVNDAGMFRSAALDQNDTFQFKFDKPGVYKVFCGIHPNMKETITVQ
- a CDS encoding GGDEF domain-containing protein, coding for MAPEASKTSIPIPERAHTRRAARGRALAIRLGPGPAVIAAAALGCLLIGLLYLALQVRTIFSDQLKQEYAGLVLEAVERAESARSLVGVWQQLPDATENKTAGYRHARTELARRLTSLAALVNASPSAAPRVPAFLLAPDADLRDTDAALSAVSAWWRAQRDADSADVRVRIAHVAHTLIAAAALLFCMLITALGMYAKRNRLLAGQSHEFEWAALHDAMTGLPNRRKLFASLEEAATKPPALTVPCKIAVLYVDLDGFKQVNDSLGHRVGDEFLIAVSKRFRESVRKVDVVARIGGDEFAVLVREFSTNAELGEIARRLIACVVQTDKEMGVGRVRASIGIASFPDSVDDYQRLVAAADEAMYRVKRNGKNSYAFADQAR
- a CDS encoding DUF1289 domain-containing protein is translated as MAIQSPCIDICKIDGKTGFCIGCLRTRDEIREWKNMTDHRRHQVINDASRRKAKVKPETQQTQET
- the dmeF gene encoding CDF family Co(II)/Ni(II) efflux transporter DmeF, encoding MSDFRNAAFGAGHDHIFLGAAHEKNERRTWAVIALCAAMMVAEIVGGSLFGSLALVADGLHMSTHAGAMLIAALAYTYARRHASDSRFVFGTGKLGDLAGFTSAIALAMIALLIGYEAVARFLSPVPIHFGEAIPIAVVGLLVNLASVWLLRGDHHGHGHSHGHGHGHGHGHHGHEHDEHVHGREGHGHGEHDHGHEAHAHGDHDHAEGHAHHAHDNHDNHAHAAHLDAESAAQRDHNIRSAYIHVIADAAVSVLAIIGLVLAREFGWLWMDPLAGIIGALVIANWSYGLIRDTGAILLDINPDQRMTENVRHAIEDNGDKVLDLHVWRVGPGHMSAVISVATQETRHDSRFYHALLKRFNGLSHVTVEVNPTELTA
- a CDS encoding metal/formaldehyde-sensitive transcriptional repressor, producing the protein MGHTIREKQKLLNRVRRIKGQIEAIERALEDERGCADVLQQITSCRGAMNGLLAVVLEDHIRNHLVDAHTDEAPVGSATEQLIEVVHSYFK
- a CDS encoding phytochelatin synthase family protein is translated as MSRYSLMRAVERVGRPEWIVVVLAATLAACVPLPPAANRATDQASHQDTHQAPAPGASRAADGPLPVPPNLVALTQPAGQKRLMAATRNQSYWPLSQYFETQRNEAYCSVATSVMALNALGIRRPASTQYPDFPFFSQEDFFRGIDPQVANAAQVSKEGMTLDQLGTALSAFPVEVRKFHAGDLTLDQFRDLIRNTTGHSDRFALLNFRRVEIGEAGGGHWSPLAAYDAASDSALLLDVARYKYPAVWVPVAQLYAGAQAVDNVSGLSRGIVIVGTRAN
- a CDS encoding glutathione S-transferase family protein, with amino-acid sequence MDYLLYYSPGAASMAVHWMLIEMNIPFDVHLVDIDAGNQRNPEYLRLNPSGRVPTLVVDGAPRHESAALLMLLAERHPEAALAPAPGSVDRAAWLELMIYLANTLLPAMRDWFYAGVDGDPAGAEAVQALARRRIEEACNRLDADLADGRDYLIGGTLSTADFLAIVLMRWTRHMPQPALGWPHLARYIRGLRALPSFIELNTREGLTEWRNQDD
- a CDS encoding sodium:solute symporter family protein yields the protein MSALVIIAAITLFALYLGMRARRGHDMSLEQWTVGGRSFGTAFVFLLMAGEIYTTFTFLGGSGFAYGKGAPVYYILAYGTLAYILSYWMLPPIWRYAKNHHLVSQPHFFTRKYDSPALGTLVALVGVAALIPYLVLQLKGLGIIVATASYGAISSTAAIWIGAAVVTSYVTVSGVRGSAWNSVVKDLLILAIVLFLGIYLPLHYYGGLGEMFHAIDAARPGFLTFPAKGSSVTWFQSTVLLTALGFFMWPHTFGSIFTAKDERIFRRNAMVLPLYQLILLFVFFVGFAATLKVPGLKGGDIDLSLFRLSLQTFDPWFVGVIGAAGILTALVPGSMILTSASTLLANDVYRGMISRKASDATVAKLARFLVPLVALVAVGFTLHGGETIVALLLMGYSFVTQLFPAVICSLLPHNRATKYGAFCGILAGVAVVTLTTTLHLTVAQLMPFLPDALKDVNIGFLALAVNVIVFAVVSAVTQPRPVEQTHAPVH